In a genomic window of Vigna angularis cultivar LongXiaoDou No.4 chromosome 6, ASM1680809v1, whole genome shotgun sequence:
- the LOC108342448 gene encoding pathogenesis-related protein 1 — protein MELWKISFGVLCVLGFVSVADVAYAQDSQADYLNEHNAARSDVGVANIVWDDTVAAFAQNYANQRIGDCNLIHSGGDGKYGENLAGSSGDLSGKDAVKMWVDEKSNYDYNSNSCVGGECGHYTQVVWRNSVRVGCAKVRCNNGGTFIGCNYDPPGNYVDQRPY, from the coding sequence ATGGAGTTGTGGAAGATTTCATTTGGGGTGTTGTGTGTGTTAGGGTTTGTGAGTGTGGCTGATGTAGCCTACGCTCAAGACTCACAAGCCGACTACTTGAACGAACACAACGCTGCAAGGTCAGATGTTGGTGTTGCAAACATTGTTTGGGACGATACAGTTGCTGCTTTCGCACAAAACTACGCAAATCAACGCATAGGTGACTGCAATCTGATACACTCTGGTGGTGATGGGAAATATGGGGAGAATCTTGCAGGAAGCAGCGGTGACCTAAGTGGGAAGGATGCTGTGAAAATGTGGGTGGATGAGAAATCAAATTATGACTACAATTCCAACTCTTGTGTTGGTGGAGAATGCGGACACTACACTCAGGTTGTTTGGAGGAACTCTGTACGCGTTGGATGTGCGAAAGTAAGATGCAACAATGGAGGCACTTTCATCGGTTGCAACTATGATCCTCCTGGCAACTATGTCGATCAAAGACCCTATTAA
- the LOC108342629 gene encoding basic form of pathogenesis-related protein 1, which yields MGLCIKVWFCVLSVLGLAIMSDLANAQDSQKDYLNGHNPARSDVGVKNIVWNDTVAAFAQKYANERKDCQLVHSDGGGIYGENIAMSTGDMSVAEAVKLWVDEKPFYDYTSNSCIGGECLHYTQVVWRKSVYLGCAKVRCNNGGTFVTCNYSPPGNYIGERPY from the coding sequence atgggGTTGTGCATTAAGGTTTGGTTTTGTGTACTGAGTGTGTTGGGGCTGGCAATTATGAGTGATCTTGCCAACGCTCAAGATTCACAGAAAGACTATCTGAATGGACACAACCCTGCACGATCAGATGTTGGTGTGAAAAATATAGTTTGGAATGACACAGTTGCTGCTTTTGCGCAAAAATATGCTAATGAACGTAAAGATTGTCAACTGGTTCATTCAGATGGTGGTGGCATCTACGGGGAGAATATTGCAATGAGCACCGGTGACATGAGTGTTGCAGAGGCAGTGAAATTGTGGGTGGATGAGAAACCCTTCTACGACTACACTTCCAACTCTTGTATTGGTGGAGAGTGTCTGCATTACACTCAGGTTGTTTGGAGAAAATCGGTGTATCTTGGATGTGCCAAAGTACGTTGCAACAATGGCGGCACCTTCGTCACTTGCAATTATTCTCCTCCCGGCAACTATATTGGCGAAAGACCATACTGA